A genomic region of Gadus macrocephalus chromosome 5, ASM3116895v1 contains the following coding sequences:
- the LOC132458259 gene encoding fucolectin-1-like yields the protein MGALAERSIDGNNDPQWEHNSCSFTAFQAKAWWRLELPGVYRVSEIEVTNMNIGRSRLNNVEILIGDSLSNNGNDNPRCAIINDDPGCLTQTVKCWGMEGRFINFYRSSDEIQYLQLCEVKVYGGRDPVHHYMIIKGGLVYQYHC from the exons ATGGGAGCGCTGGCCGAACGCTCCATCGATGGGAACAACGACCCTCAGTGGGAGCACAACAGTTGCAGCTTTACCGCCTTCCAGGCTAAAGCATGGTGGAGGCTGGAGCTGCCTGGTGTGTACCGGGTGTCAGAGATTGAGGTCACCAATATGAATATCGGGAGGAGCAGGCTCAACAACGTGGAAATTCTCATCGGGGATTCACTGTCAAACAACGGCAATGACAATCCAAG GTGTGCCATCATCAACGATGACCCAGGCTGCTTGACTCAGACTGTCAAGTGTTGGGGAATGGAAGGAAGGTTTATCAACTTCTACCGGTCCTCTGATGAAATCCAATATCTGCAGCTCTGTGAGGTCAAGGTGTACGGAGGTAGGGACCCCGTCCATCATTACATGATCATCAAAGGGGGATTGGTGTACCAGTACCATTGCTAG